In Sphaeramia orbicularis chromosome 7, fSphaOr1.1, whole genome shotgun sequence, one genomic interval encodes:
- the LOC115422947 gene encoding protein-glutamine gamma-glutamyltransferase 2-like has protein sequence MSHVLDIERCDLNISTNKSSHHTDLFGDDILIVRRGQNFTVTLHLKPGSKEFKQGETKFTLIVETGPLPRKESDTKVSFGLSDSTVDTDWSASAITGPSGNTVSVSINSSPNSPIGLYSLTLDQEGQKTTLGQFVLLYNAWCQRDAVYMPSESKRKEYILGQHGVIYRGTYKRISGTPWNFGQFESGILDICLKILDVNPKFVSDADKDCSGRRNPIYVTRVLSAMINSNDEGGVLVGEWYDFEGGVHPGTWTGSGKILRQWAKSGPVRFGQCWVFAAVACTVSRALGIPCRVVTNFGSAHDTNANLVIENFYDENGEDMSDDSIWNFHVWVDSWMTRPDLGEDFDGWQASDPTPQEKSEGVYCCGPAPLKAIKEGELTRKYDAPFIFAEVNADVIDKVQLSNGRMVEFGGSTKSVGRFISTKAVGRDERHDITHQYKYAEGSTEERKVYEKAQHHNKLQKRGEEPGLYLKIKLADSMIVGSDFVVNAILKNNCMDTRTCSFLFFARAVGYNGRKGESCGFTSDKVEVPSGEEKRLSLKLEYSSYGPVITSDRQIKLSAVTVDKQTINFYKAEKVIVLDEPNVEVKLVGDIRVNEPVTAEVTMLNPLPEPLKDCSFSAEGPGLTGGEIIMKKIGSIGPKEEAKASLEFTPTVVGSSVLLVGFDSNKLKNIKTYISVGVKEKAQPVA, from the exons ATGAGTCACG TTTTGGACATTGAGCGCTGTGACCTGAACATCTCAACCAATAAAAGCAGCCATCACACAGACCTGTTTGGAGATGACATTCTGATTGTGAGGAGGGGGCAGAACTTCACCGTCACTTTACATCTGAAACCTGGCAGCAAAGAGTTCAAACAGGGTGAAACGAAATTCACTCTGATTGTTGAAACAG GTCCATTACCCAGGAAAGAATCAGACACCAAGGTTTCTTTCGGACTGTCTGACTCCACAGTGGACACTGACTGGAGTGCTTCTGCCATAACTGGTCCCTCTGGAAACACAGTCTCAGTGAGCATAAATTCCTCTCCAAACTCCCCCATTGGTCTTTATTCTCTGACTCTTGACCAGGAGGGACAGAAGACCACTTTAGGACAGTTTGTCCTGCTTTATAATGCCTGGTGTCAGA GAGATGCTGTTTACATGCCCAGTGAGTCAAAGAGGAAAGAGTACATTTTAGGTCAACATGGAGTGATCTACAGAGGGACATATAAACGAATCAGTGGGACACCCTGGAACTTTGGACAG TTCGAGTCAGGAATACTCGATATCTGTCTGAAGATCTTGGATGTCAACCCCAAATTTGTGTCAGATGCAGACAAGGACTGCTCTGGGAGGAGAAACCCCATTTATGTGACCAGGGTGTTGAGTGCTATG ATCAACAGTAATGATGAAGGCGGTGTGCTGGTGGGAGAGTGGTATGACTTTGAgggtggagtacaccctggaaCGTGGACCGGCAGTGGGAAAATCTTGCGTCAGTGGGCAAAGAGTGGTCCTGTTCGTTTTGGCCAATGCTGGGTCTTTGCTGCTGTTGCATGCACAG TATCACGTGCCCTGGGCATCCCATGTCGAGTGGTTACCAACTTTGGATCAGCTCACGATACTAATGCTAATCTGGTTATTGAAAATTTTTATGATGAAAATGGAGAAGACATGTCTGATGACTCAATTTG GAACTTCCATGTGTGGGTGGACAGCTGGATGACTCGCCCTGATTTAGGGGAAGACTTTGACGGCTGGCAAGCCAGTGACCCCACCCCACAGGAGAAGAGTGAAG gtgtttACTGTTGTGGTCCTGCCCCACTCAAAGCCATCAAGGAAGGAGAGCTGACCAGGAAGTATGATGCACCCTTTATTTTTGCAGag GTTAATGCAGATGTTATTGACAAAGTACAACTGTCAAACGGTCGAATGGTCGAGTTCGGTGGCTCAACCAAATCTGTTGGGCGCTTCATCAGCACCAAAGCAGTGGGTCGAGATGAGAGACATGACATCACTCATCAGTACAAGTATGCTGAAG GCTCAACAGAGGAGAGGAAGGTCTATGAGAAAGCTCAGCACCACAACAAGCTACAGAAGCGTGGAGAAGAACCTGGCCTCTACCTGAAG ATCAAGCTGGCAGATTCGATGATTGTGGGTTCGGACTTTGTTGTGAACGCTATCCTCAAAAACAACTGCATGGATACGAGAACCTGCAGCTTCCTCTTCTTCGCCAGAGCTGTCGGCTACAACGGCAGAAAAGGAGAGAGCTGTGGGTTTACATCAGACAAAGTGGAAGTGCCCTCTGGAGAAG aaaaaCGTCTCTCTCTCAAATTGGAGTACAGCAGCTATGGCCCAGTGATCACTTCCGATAGACAGATAAAGCTGTCAGCCGTCACCGTCGACAAACAGACTATAAACTTCTATAAAGCTGAAAAGGTCATCGTACTTGACGAACCAAATGTGGAAGTCAAG CTGGTTGGAGATATCAGAGTGAACGAACCGGTTACAGCAGAAGTGACCATGTTGAATCCGTTACCGGAGCCGCTGAAGGACTGCAGCTTCAGTGCAGAGGGACCTGGTCTCACCGGCGGCGAGATCATAATGAAAAA GATTGGATCCATCGGTCCCAAAGAGGAGGCCAAGGCCAGTCTGGAGTTCACTCCTACTGTTGTTGGCTCCAGCGTACTCCTGGTCGGCTTCGACagcaacaaactgaaaaatatcaAAACCTACATCAGTGTTGGTGTGAAGGAAAAAGCTCAGCCAGTGGCCTGA